In Quercus robur chromosome 10, dhQueRobu3.1, whole genome shotgun sequence, a genomic segment contains:
- the LOC126702769 gene encoding F-box protein At3g07870-like isoform X1 translates to MGRKSKSHSDPTTSMAKKKAKAEKADEKVGGTDIISQLHPNIVIDILSRLPFNTLFSCRCVCKTWLHLLVDPSFAQLYHTRADPCIILQPTNKNRQQHLYAVHFDNTNYVLNSIVKFATETHLGMECNVKLSLLDSCNGLILLGKMYRSQRHNLAKLDQLYVCNPITGEFVIVRPGINLTSSSMCPCLGFCPKTQVYKVVLLSKKQYGAEVSNTMVTLVYTLGEKGNGLWKSVNVGDGLLDQPRNTTFLNGIIHWVVRSPSVPQFINSFDVEDECFRLVPPPPEFVLPDQTTWSKWEINLGVLEGRLAIVERAKDVFWCFHIWVMKDYGIQASWTKTYTMDFMMGKLELYLPVSQILGLCRNGDILFTHHGRNLVSFNPLNPSFKIHRIVKLCNFLMHPYIPNLSSLKDIARGEPLFNATVMIQTEGGDKHASDKK, encoded by the coding sequence ATGGGAAGAAAAAGCAAATCCCATTCCGACCCAACAACCAGCATGGCCAAGAAGAAGGCCAAAGCAGAAAAAGCAGATGAAAAAGTCGGCGGCACTGACATTATCTCACAGCTTCACCCAAATATTGTTATAGACATTCTGTCACGACTGCCCTTTAATACCCTGTTCAGCTGTAGGTGCGTTTGCAAGACATGGCTACATCTTCTCGTTGACCCTAGTTTCGCTCAATTGTATCACACAAGAGCAGACCCCTGCATCATCCTCCAACCCACAAACAAAAACCGTCAACAGCATCTCTACGCGGTTCATTTTGACAATACAAATTATGTGCTTAACTCTATAGTAAAGTTTGCCACTGAAACCCATTTAGGTATGGAATGTAATGTGAAACTTAGTCTGTTGGATTCATGCAATGGGTTGATTTTACTAGGCAAGATGTATCGGTCTCAACGTCACAACCTTGCGAAATTGGATCAATTATATGTGTGTAATCCTATAACAGGTGAGTTCGTCATAGTTAGGCCTGGTATCAACCTAACATCTTCTTCCATGTGTCCTTGCCTTGGCTTCTGTCCCAAAACTCAAGTATACAAGGTGGTTCTCTTGTCCAAAAAACAGTATGGAGCTGAAGTTAGTAACACCATGGTCACTCTTGTGTACACACTTGGAGAGAAGGGTAATGGTCTTTGGAAGAGTGTTAATGTTGGAGATGGTTTGCTCGATCAGCCAAGAAATACTACTTTTCTCAATGGAATTATTCATTGGGTTGTGAGATCCCCTAGTGTACCTCAGTTTATAAATTCCTTTGATGTGGAGGATGAGTGTTTTCGACTGGTTCCACCACCTCCTGAGTTTGTGTTACCTGACCAAACTACATGGTCAAAGTGGGAGATCAATCTTGGGGTGTTGGAAGGTCGTCTTGCCATTGTTGAACGTGCTAAAGATGTTTTCTGGTGCTTTCACATATGGGTAATGAAGGACTATGGTATTCAAGCATCTTGGACTAAGACATACACTATGGACTTCATGATGGGAAAACTAGAGCTTTATTTGCCCGTTTCACAAATCCTAGGGTTGTGTCGCAATGGTGACATTTTATTCACACATCATGGCAGGAATTTGGTTTCTTTCAATCCATTGAACCCAAGTTTCAAGATTCATAGGATTGTAAAACTGTGTAACTTTCTGATGCATCCTTATATTCCCAACCTTTCTTCACTTAAGGATATAGCAAGAGGAGAACCGCTGTTCAATGCCACTGTTATGATTCAGACAGAGGGAGGAGATAAGCATGCATCAGATAAGAAGTGA